DNA from Dietzia lutea:
TCGACGCGGTCCTCCCCGACACCGGCGGGCCTGCTCGGCATCACGCGGTGCCGGGGCGCCCGCGCGGCGTGGCGATTCTCGGCCCCGCGGCGTTGACGGGCCGCATCGCGGCTCCGGTGGCACGCCTGCTGGCCCCGCTCACCCGCCGCCGACCCGCCCCTGCCGACACCGAGGTGCTCGCGCACCTCCTCGACCTGCTCGCGGTCGCCCTGCTCGCGGGCCTGCCCACGCCGGACGCCCTGTTCGCGGTCGCCGACGCCGTCGAGCACTCCGACCCCGACGCCGCGGAGCCCCTGCGCGCGGCGGCCGCCCGCATGCGACTGGGCGCCACGTCGGACGAGGCCTGGCGGGACGTCCCGGGCGCCGCACGTCTGGCCCCCGTCGCTCCGGTGCTGGTCCGCGCGAGCGACGGCGGTGGGTCGGTCCGCTCCGCGCTGGAGCACGCCGCCGCGCGCATGCGGTCCGAGGCCGACGCCGCCGCGACCGCCCGCGCCGAGCGCGCCTCCGTCCTGGTCGCCGGGCCCCTCGGCCTGTGCTTCCTGCCCGCGTTCGTCTGCCTGGGCGTGCTCCCCGTCGTGGTGGGGCTGGCCGACGGGATGCTGCCGGGGGTCCTGCCGTGAGCAGCGCCGCCGGCCACACGGATTCCGGGGCGGAGACGCCGCCCCGGTCAGTGAAGAAGGAGAACCCGCATGTCCACTCACCTCACCCATCGGACCGACACCCTCGCCACCCGGACTCTCGCCGCCCCGGCGGCGGCGGTGGCGCGCGCCCGTTCCGCCCTGCATCGCCGGTTCCACGCGATGACCGGCCCGGACGCGGGGATGTCCACAGTCGAGTACGCCGTCGGGACCATCGCCGCGGCGGCGTTCGGCGCCGTGCTGTACACGGTGGTCAGCGGCGACTCTATCCCGGACGCGCTCGGCGGGATCATCGAGCAGGCGCTCAACACCTCGGTGTGACGGTGCCGCGACGGCTCCACGCGGCGGCGACCCGCGACGACGGCTCGGTGACCGTCGAGGCCGCCCTCGGGATCGCCTCCCTCGTGGTGGTGGTCGCGCTCGCCGCCGCCGGTGCCGGTGCCGCGTTGACGCAGATCAGGGTGGTCGACGCCGCCCGTGAGGCGGCGCGGGTGGCCGCGATGTCCGGGGCGGAGGAGGGCACGGCGGCCGGCCGGGTCGCCGCGCCCGGTGCCGACGTCTCGGTCACCGGCGCCGGGGGATCCGTCACGGCCGAGGTCGTGGCGCCGGCGCGGGGCCTGCGCGGCGTGGAGTTGCGCGGTCGGGCCGTGGCGCGCGCCGAGCCCGGCGTGGCGCCGTGACGGGGCGTAGTGCGGTGGCCTGGCGCGCCGGGCGCCGCGCCGTGACCGGGCGCGCCGCCGTAGCCGTGCGCACCGGGTGGCGCCGGGCGGGTGACGACGACGAGGGGGCCATGACCGTCGCGACCGCCTTCGCCGTGGCAGCCGTCTTGGCCCTGGCCGTGGCCGTCCTGTTGGCGGGACGAGCGGCAGTGGCCACGCATGCCGCCCGATCCGCCGCGGAGCTGGCCGCGCTGGCCGGCGCGCACGCGCTCCGCGAAGGCCTCGACCCGTGCACGGCGGCGTCCAGGATCGCCGCCGCCAACGGCGCCGAGTTGCCGGTGTGCACGGTCGACGGCCACGACGTGGTGGCCCGGGCCGAGGTGCACGTGGAGCTCGGCGTGCTCGGCTCGCGAGCGGCGTCGGCGGTCGCGCGGGCGGGGCCGGTGTGAGGCGGTGCCGGGGTGAGACCCGGCCCGGCGTGAGGCCGGTCCGGGCACCCCGGGCCGGGGGAGCGGGCGGGTCGGCCGGCGGCCCGCTACCCGGCGACCCCGGCGAGCTGCCCGACCACCTCCGTGAGCAGCGCGATCGCACCCGGCTTGGAGAGCGGGTCGTTGCCGTTGCCGCACTTGGGGGACTGGATGCACGAGGGGCAACCGGATTCGCACTCGCAGGCGCGGATCGCGTCGAGGGTCGCCCGCAGCCACGAGGTCGCGCGGCGGAATCCCCGCTCGGCGAAACCCGCGCCGCCCGCATAACCGTCGTAGACGAAGACCGTCGGCAGGCCGGTGTCGGGGTGCAGGGCGGTGGAGACCCCGCCGATGTCCCAGCGGTCGCACGTGGCGACCAGGGGCAGCAGCCCGATCGCGGCGTGCTCGGCCGCGTGCAGCGCCCCCGGCCAGTCCGCCTCCTCGAGCCCGGCCACCCGCAGGAGCTGCGGGGTGAGCGTGTAGACCACCGCCCGGGTGGCGAGGGTCGTCCCGGGCAGATCCAGCGGGGGCACGTCGAGAATCTCCCCGCCGCGCAGCCGCCGCTGGTAGCCGGTGACGCGGGTGGTGACCTCCACGTCGGCCAGCGAAAGCGTGACCGGTCCGGCCGGCGCCGTCTCCAGCGTCTCGATCAGGTCGATCGACACCTGCTCGCGCGCGGAGGTCGTCCACTCCGGCACCTCGGGGTGGCACAGCGCCAGCCCCTCGTCGAGGTCGAGCTCGTCGACGATGAACGACTCGCCCTGATGCAGGTACAGCGCGCCGGGGTGGACCTGCGAGCGGGCGCGGACGGAGTCGATCGTCCCGAGCATGCGGCCGTCCACCGCGTCCACGATCACCACTTCCGCGCCGCCCGTGCCCCGGATGTCGACCTCGGCGTGCGGGGTGTGGTCGTCGGCGGCCGGGTACCAGCCCGCGGGCCGGCGTCGCACGAGCCCGCGCGCGGAGAGGTCCTCGAGCACCTCGGTCGCGCCCCAGGCCCGCGCCTCGTCGTGCGTCATGGGCCGTTCGCTCACCGCGCACCGCAGCTGCCCCGCCAGCAGGACGGGGTTGCGTGGGTCGGTGACGGTGGCCTCGACGGGGCGGCCGAGCAGCGCGGCGGGGTGGTGGACGAGGTAGGTGTCGAGCGGGTCGTCGCGCGCGACCAGCACGACCAGCGCGCCCTGGCCGCGGCGTCCGGCGCGGCCGGCCTGCTGCCAGAACGAGGCGATGGTGCCGGGGAAGCCCGCGCTGACCACGGCGTCCAGACCGGAGATGTCCACGCCCAGCTCGAGCGCGGACGTCGAAGCCACGCCCACCAGTTCGCCCTCGGCGAGGCCGCGTTCGAGCTCGCGGCGGTCGTCGGCGAGGTAGCCCGCGCGGTAGGCGGCGATGCGGCCGGCGAGTTCGAGGCCGCGCGCCCCGTGCTCCGAGGCCAGGCGCTCGCGGGCGCGCAGCGCGGTGGCTTCGGCACCGGTGCGGGACCGCACGAACGTCAGGGTGCGCGCGCCCTCGGCCACGAGGGAGGCCATGAGCGCCGACGCCTCGACGGGCGCGGGTCGGCGGACGGGCGCGCCGTGCTCGCCGGCGAGGCCCTCCATCAGCGGTGGTTCCCACAGCGCGACGGTCCGGCCGCCCTGGGGCGAGGCGTCGTCGGTGACCTCCACGCACTCGCGGCCGACCAGCGTGGTAGCGGCGGCCCCGGCGTCGGAGGTGGTGGCAGAGGCCAGGACGAAGGTCGGCGCCGCGCCCATGGCGCGGGCCAACCTGTCGAGCCGGCGTAAGACCAGGGAGACGTTGGAGCCGAACACACCGCGGTAGGAGTGACATTCGTCGACGACGACAAAGCGGAGCCCCCGCAGGATTCGTGTCCACTGGCGGGCTCTGCCGAGCATCGACAGGTGGAGCATGTCAGGATTGGTGACGATCCACCGGGAGTTCTCCCGGATGAAGGGTCGGGCGTCGGACGGGGTGTCTCCGTCGTAGGAGGCGGGTGCGACGTGAGAGAGCCCGGGCACGGAGTCCACCAGCGAGATCACCGACGACAGCTGGTCCTGCCCGAGGGCCTTGGTCGGGGCCAGGTAGAGGACGCAGGCGTTGCGGTCCTCGGCGAGGGCGCTCAGCGCGGGCAGCTGGTAGCCGAGGGTCTTCCCGGACGCGGTTCCCGTCGCCACCACGACGTGTCGACCGGCGTGCGCGTGTTCGGCGGTGGCGACCTGGTGTGCCCAGGGCCGGTCGACGCCGCGGGCGCGCAGTTCGTCGACCAGGCCGGGGTGGGCCCAGGTGGGCCAGTCGGCGTACCGCGCCTCGCGGGCGGGCAGGTCGGCGGCGTGGGTCAGTGGCGACGGACCGGGCGGGAGCTGTTCCAGCAGGTGGCCCAGGAGTTCGCGTCCGTAAGTCGTCACCCTTCGACCGTAGAGGGATCCGCCCGGCCGGTCGATTCGCCGACGGCGGAGGACCGACGTGCCCAAGATCTGTTCTCCTCCCGCTGTTGTCGTGGTCTACTGGAGCCGGTCGTCACAACCGCCCACCGGGCAGCCGGTGAACGGGGGCGTCGGCCCGACACGCGCGGCCATCCCGCGAGTCGCACCTGGCAGTACGGAAAAGGAACGCAGTAAACATGGCACAGGGCACCGTCAAGTGGTTCAACGCGGAGAAGGGCTACGGGTTCATCGCTCCCGAGGACGGTTCGGCCGACCTCTTCGTCCACTACTCCTCCATCGAGGGCACCGGCTTCAAGTCGCTCGAGGAGAACCAGCGCGTCGAGTTCGAGGTGGGCGAGGGGCAGAAGGGCCCGCAGGCGCAGGAGGTCCGCGCCCTCTGACCGATCCGGTCCGGCACGACGAGGCCCCCGCCGCGCTCGCGGTGGGGGCCTCGCGCCGTGTCGGGGTCGGCGGTGTCGGGGGCCGACCGTAGGCTCTGTTCCGTGACGCAGCTGTCGTTCTTCGCCGCGGACGACCATGTCCCCGACCCCTCGGACCTCGAGGGTGTGCTGGCCGCCCGTGGGCAGTCCACCCTGGCCGGCGAGGTGGCGCAGGTGTCGGTGGCGCTCGACGCCCCGTGGCGGGCGGATGCGTTCGAGGCGACTCTCACCCAGGCGGGACTGGATCCCGTGCGCTCCGACCCGGATGCCGACGGCCGGTGCACGGTCTCCACGGCGCGGACGTCGGTGCTGGTGCCGGTGGTACGCCGCTGGCGGCGGGGCGCCGTCACCGCGGTCCCGGAGGGGTGGACCCCTTCGGCCGGGGCGCTGCGCATCTGGGTCCTCACCGCCGGCCACATCACGGATACCGGGGTGGTCGAGCTGGGCATCGACGCCGGGCTGGAGCACCACGCCCCCCGCCGGGACGCGCTGCGTGCGGCACTGGAGCGGGTCGGTATCCGGACGACGTACGTCGGGTCCAAGGGCGGCGGTCCGTTGCTGCGACTGGGGACGGCCAAGGCGCGGGCGCGGCTGGCGCAGTACGTCGGCGCGCCGCCCGCCGGGGTGCCCGCGGAGTACTGGCCCGGCTGACGCGGCGCTGCACACCCCCCGCCGCGCGCCGCCCCGCCCCCGGCGTCGCGGTGCCCCGGCGCAGGTCGACGTACCGTGGGGGTATGTGCATGCTCGTGGTCGCCCGCCGGGTCCACCCCCGTTACCCGCTCATCGTGGTGGCCAACCGGGACGAGGTCCTCGCCCGTCCCACCGAGCCGCTCCACGAGTGGACGCTGGAGCACGACGGTGTCGCGGGCATCGTCGCCGGCCGGGACATCACCGCCGGAGGGACCTGGATGTCCATGGCGCCGGGCGGGCGGTTCGCCGCGGTCACCAATGTCCGCGAGCCCGGGCCGGCGATCCCCGCGCCGGCGTCGCGTGGCGAGCTGCCGGTCGAGGCGCTCACCGGTCCGGTGCCGGTCACGGAGTTCGCCCACCTCGTCGTCGACGGCCTCGACGCCTACGGGGGCGTCAACCTCCTCGCCGGTGACCTCGACGCCATGTGGTGGGCCTCCAACCGGTCCACGCGCGGCCCGCTACCTCTGGACGACGGCGTCCATGGACTGTCCAACGCGGCCCTGAACACGCCGTGGCCCAAGGTCGTCGGCGCGGTCCGTGACGTGCGGACGCTGCTGGGCACCGACCTCATCGAAGGCCCGGACTGGTCGCGGGCTCTGCTCGATGTACTGGCGGACCGCCGCCCGGCCGCGCCGTGGACGATGCCCCGCACCGGCGTGCCCCTGTCGCACGAGTGGCGGTTGTCGTCGAGGTTCGTCCGTATCGGCGGGAGTTACGGCACCCGATCGACGACCGCGGTCCGCGTGGACCAGCACGGCGTCGCCGACG
Protein-coding regions in this window:
- a CDS encoding TadE family type IV pilus minor pilin → MPRRLHAAATRDDGSVTVEAALGIASLVVVVALAAAGAGAALTQIRVVDAAREAARVAAMSGAEEGTAAGRVAAPGADVSVTGAGGSVTAEVVAPARGLRGVELRGRAVARAEPGVAP
- a CDS encoding DUF4244 domain-containing protein, producing MSTHLTHRTDTLATRTLAAPAAAVARARSALHRRFHAMTGPDAGMSTVEYAVGTIAAAAFGAVLYTVVSGDSIPDALGGIIEQALNTSV
- a CDS encoding Rv3654c family TadE-like protein, encoding MTGRSAVAWRAGRRAVTGRAAVAVRTGWRRAGDDDEGAMTVATAFAVAAVLALAVAVLLAGRAAVATHAARSAAELAALAGAHALREGLDPCTAASRIAAANGAELPVCTVDGHDVVARAEVHVELGVLGSRAASAVARAGPV
- a CDS encoding NRDE family protein; the encoded protein is MCMLVVARRVHPRYPLIVVANRDEVLARPTEPLHEWTLEHDGVAGIVAGRDITAGGTWMSMAPGGRFAAVTNVREPGPAIPAPASRGELPVEALTGPVPVTEFAHLVVDGLDAYGGVNLLAGDLDAMWWASNRSTRGPLPLDDGVHGLSNAALNTPWPKVVGAVRDVRTLLGTDLIEGPDWSRALLDVLADRRPAAPWTMPRTGVPLSHEWRLSSRFVRIGGSYGTRSTTAVRVDQHGVADVVERTWDTRGRVTGTVTRRV
- a CDS encoding cold-shock protein gives rise to the protein MAQGTVKWFNAEKGYGFIAPEDGSADLFVHYSSIEGTGFKSLEENQRVEFEVGEGQKGPQAQEVRAL
- a CDS encoding type II secretion system F family protein, with amino-acid sequence MSPTVLLLAAAVCVAPWRPRAAERLDAVLPDTGGPARHHAVPGRPRGVAILGPAALTGRIAAPVARLLAPLTRRRPAPADTEVLAHLLDLLAVALLAGLPTPDALFAVADAVEHSDPDAAEPLRAAAARMRLGATSDEAWRDVPGAARLAPVAPVLVRASDGGGSVRSALEHAAARMRSEADAAATARAERASVLVAGPLGLCFLPAFVCLGVLPVVVGLADGMLPGVLP
- a CDS encoding DEAD/DEAH box helicase, with the protein product MTTYGRELLGHLLEQLPPGPSPLTHAADLPAREARYADWPTWAHPGLVDELRARGVDRPWAHQVATAEHAHAGRHVVVATGTASGKTLGYQLPALSALAEDRNACVLYLAPTKALGQDQLSSVISLVDSVPGLSHVAPASYDGDTPSDARPFIRENSRWIVTNPDMLHLSMLGRARQWTRILRGLRFVVVDECHSYRGVFGSNVSLVLRRLDRLARAMGAAPTFVLASATTSDAGAAATTLVGRECVEVTDDASPQGGRTVALWEPPLMEGLAGEHGAPVRRPAPVEASALMASLVAEGARTLTFVRSRTGAEATALRARERLASEHGARGLELAGRIAAYRAGYLADDRRELERGLAEGELVGVASTSALELGVDISGLDAVVSAGFPGTIASFWQQAGRAGRRGQGALVVLVARDDPLDTYLVHHPAALLGRPVEATVTDPRNPVLLAGQLRCAVSERPMTHDEARAWGATEVLEDLSARGLVRRRPAGWYPAADDHTPHAEVDIRGTGGAEVVIVDAVDGRMLGTIDSVRARSQVHPGALYLHQGESFIVDELDLDEGLALCHPEVPEWTTSAREQVSIDLIETLETAPAGPVTLSLADVEVTTRVTGYQRRLRGGEILDVPPLDLPGTTLATRAVVYTLTPQLLRVAGLEEADWPGALHAAEHAAIGLLPLVATCDRWDIGGVSTALHPDTGLPTVFVYDGYAGGAGFAERGFRRATSWLRATLDAIRACECESGCPSCIQSPKCGNGNDPLSKPGAIALLTEVVGQLAGVAG